Part of the Tidjanibacter massiliensis genome is shown below.
TGCTTGCCGAATGGAAGCAGATGGTTTACAGCGAAGGCATACGTATCAGGATAGGACGATGGAACGTCAATGGGCGCCCCATCACCATATTGGTGGATTTCAGCTCGTTCTTCAACAAAAAGGACGACATTCTGAAAGCTCTCTGGGAGAGTTACAAGGTCGATTCGATAAGCGGCCAGTGGGATTATATCGAACCCGTGCTGTTCGGCTATGCCGCAGGCAAGGTCATCGAGAGTTACTGCAACATGTTCTGTACCCCCAACGAAATGCCGGTAGCGCATTTCCATGAATGGATGACCTCCAGCGGCGGTCTCTACCTGCGGCAGCACGCTCCTTACACCGCCACGGTCTTCTCGACGCACGCCACGGTCGTAGGGAGAAGCATTGCCGGCAACGGCATCCCACTGTACAGACAACTGCCCGACCTGAATGCGGACGACCTCGCCCGTCAGTTCAACATAGTTGCCAAACACTCGCTCGAGAAAATTGCCGCTGCCAACCACGACTGCTTCTGTACGGTCAGCGACATCACGGCCCGCGAATGCCGGTACCTGCTCGGCAGGGAACCGGACGAGGTCACTCCCAACGGTTTCGAAGACGATTTCGTCTGGCAGGGCGCCATGTTCGACCGCAAGCGGGCCGAAGCGCGCAGGCTCTTGATTTCGGTAGCCGAAGCCTGCCTCGGTCATACATTCGACCGCGAACCGCTGATTGTGGGAACGAGCGGTCGTTACGAATTCCACAACAAAGGCATAGACGTATTTCTGGAATCGCTGAAACGGCTTGCGTCCGAACGGCAAGAGCGGGAAATACTCGCCTACATCATGGTTCCGGCCGGCAACAACGGCCCGCGCAAGGAGCTCGCCGCCCATCTTGCCGACCCGTCGGTACCGGTCGGAACGGCTTCCCTGCCCTATGTGACGCATCATCTGACATCCCCCGAATGGGACCCCATCGTACGCTCCGTCGAAGGCAGCAGCCTCACGGAGGCAGAGAGTCGCGTAAAACTCATCTTCGTACCGTCGTATCTCGACGGACAGGACGGTATCTTCAATGTGGATTACTACGAACTGCTGGTGGGGATGGACGCAACGGTTTTCGCATCCTACTACGAACCGTGGGGTTACACGCCGCTGGAGAGCGTCGCCTTCTCGGTACCCACCATCACGACTTCGCTGGCGGGTTTCGGACTCTGGGTGGCCGACCACCTGCCGCAGACGCAGGGGGTAACGGTCATCCGACGCACCGACGACAACGATGCCGAAGTCATCGACGAAATCGCCCGCGCCATCGAGGGATACGCCGCCATGGATGCGGAGCGATACGAGGCCGCGAGGCACTCGGCCTGCGAAACGGCACAGACGGCCCTGTGGCAAAATCTCGTAGCCTACTACTGGCAGGCATACGACAAAGCCCTCCGTGCGGCCGGAGGGCGCAGCAAGCGTACCGTTTACGACGGCGGCGCCCACACCGAACAGGTCAATTTCGTCAAGCAGCAGCTCGTAAGCAGCCGCCCGACCTGGACGCGGCTCATCGTGGAGGTCTCCCTGCCCGAAAGGCTCCGTCCGCTTGAGATACTCTCCAAAAACCTGTGGTGGTCGTGGGCCTCCGGCGCACGGGAGATGTTCGAATATATCGACGCGCCGCTATGGGAGAAGTGTAACCGCAATCCGATTGCCTTTCTCGACCAGCTCAACGTCCGGAGACTGCAGGAACTCGAACGGGACGACGCTTTTCTCGCCAGAATGGATGCAGTCTATGCCGACTTCCAGCGCTACATGTCCGGAAAAGAGCGGCGTCAGTCGCCGCGCATCGCCTACTTCAGCATGGAATACGGTCTGCACAGCTCCCTGAAAATCTATTCGGGAGGCCTCGGCATCCTGGCGGGCGACTACCTGAAGGAGGCGAGCGACAAGAACGTCCCCATGGTAGGTGTCGGTTTGCTCTACCGTTACGGTTACTTCACCCAACGGCTCTCGGCCAACGGAGCCCAGGAGGCGGGTTATGAAGCGCAGGATTTCAACAAGCTCCCCATCACACCCGTGCGCGACGACATGGGCAACTGGTGCTCTGTCCGCATCTCGTTTCCCGGCCGCTACGTCACGGCCCGCATCTGGAAATGCGACGTAGGCCGCACGGAACTCTACCTGCTCGATACCGACCACGACCTGAACCTCGTCGAAGACCGCTCCATCACCCACTACCTCTACGGCGGCGACCTCGAGAACCGCTTCCGGCAGGAAATCCTGCTCGGCGTAGGCGGCATCCGTGCACTGGACAAGCTTGGCATACAGTCCGACATCTTCCACTGCAACGAAGGACATGCGGCCTTTATCGGCATCGAACGCATCAACAGGCTGATAGAGCGCCACAAACTGTCGTTCAGCGAAGCACTGGAGGTCGTGCGCTCCTCGTCGCTCTTCACCACCCACACCCCCGTACCGGCCGGACACGACGCCTTTCCGGAATCCATGCTGCGGCAGTACATGTCACACTACCCCGACCGGCTGGGCATCACCTGGGAACAGTTCATCAACCTGGGCAAAACGAAGCCGAACGATGCGTCGGAGAAGTTCTCGATGAGCGTTCTGGCAAGCAACATGTCGCAGGAAATCAACGGAGTGAGCTGGCTGCACGGTCAGGTAAGCAAGGAGATTCTGGGCGGTATCTGGCCTGGCTATTTCCACGACGAACTCCACATAGGCTACGTTACCAACGGCGTTCATTTTCCGACCTGGACGGCCTCCAGCATGCGCAGGATGTACGCGGAATATTTCCCGGAGGGCTTCTCCGGCGAACAATACGACATCGAGGCCTGGCAGAAAGCCAGGGAGATTCCGGACGAACGGTTCTGGCAAACGCGCATGGAACAGAAAGCCAAACTGATAAAGAATATCCGCCACTATTACCTCGCACCGGAACAGAGCAACATGACCTCTCCACAGGGGATGGTGAAAATTATCGAATCGTTCGACCGGGATGCCCTGACGATAGGGTTCGCCCGCCGTTTCGCCACCTACAAGCGGGCCAACCTGCTCTTCACCGACCTTGCGCGGCTCTCCGCCATCGTAAACAACCCGGAACGCCCGGTACGGTTCGTCTTCGCCGGCAAGGCACACCCCAACGACATTCCGGGACAGGAGCTCATCAAACGCATCGTCGAGGTATCGGCCATGCCGGAGTTCACGGGAAAAATCATGTTCCTCGCCAATTACGACATGGACATCGCCCGGCGCATGGTGCAGGGGGTGGACGTATGGCTCAACACTCCCACCCGGCCGCAGGAGGCTTCCGGTACGAGCGGCATGAAGGCCGCCATGAACGGAGTGATGCAGTTCAGCGTGCTGGACGGCTGGTGGGTCGAGGGCTACCGCAAGGGGGCCGGCTGGGCACTTCCGATGAAACGGACCTACGAAGACCCGCGCTACCAAGACGAACTCGATGCGGCGCTTCTCTACCGGACCATCGAGGAGGAAATCGTTCCGCTCTATTACGACAGGGGGGAAGACGGCATTCCCCACGGCTGGGTAGCCGCCATGAAGAGCTGCGTGGCCGACATCGCAGCCAACTTCACCACCAACCGGATGCTCACCGATTACCAGGAACGCTACTACAGTAAACTGTGGGCACGTACCCTGGAGATGCGCAAGGACGACTACGACATGGCCCGCCGGATAGCCGCCTGGAAACGACGCGTCAGCGCGGCGTGGGACAAAGTCCGGATAGTCAGCGTACAACAGTTCGACGTGGGCCGCGAGGCCATCATGGTCAACACGCCCTACCGTATCGAAGCCGTCGTGGACGTAGACGGTCTCGATGCACAGGACATCGGCGTGGAGCTCATCATCGCCGACCAGATAGAACCGGATTCACAGGTGCGAATACTGGACCGGATGGACCTCAACGTCACCGAAACGAATGGAAGCCTTGTCCGGTATGCGGTCAATTCCATACCGACCTTCCCCGGCTCGTTCGACGTCGCCATCCGGGTCTATCCGAAAAACGACCTGCTGCCCCACCGCATGGATTTCGCGCTGGTGAAATGGGCGTAACACGGCCGGGAGAGAGGGAAACGGCACAGGTCCGTCGATACGATACGGAACCGTCCTTTCCGAAACGTTCAGGGGGAAACATTCCCTGCAGCAGGCCGACCCGCCGCGAACGGACAAAGAACAGAACAGTAAAATACAAAGCCTTATGTCAGTCCTCGAATTCGACAAGAATCAACTGGGAAACCTCGAATACGCCCTGCGCCGCGAGATGCTCTCGACCAACCGTGCCGGCGGCTATATGAGCACCACCATCGTGTGCTGCAACACGAGGAAATACCACGGCCTCTTCGTAGGCCCGGTGAGGGAGGGCGACGAGCACGACTACGTGATGCTCTCGTCGCTGGACGAAACCGTCGTACAGCACGACCACTCCTTCAACCTCGCCCTGCACCGTTTTCCGGAGACCTACGAGCCGAAAGGGCACAAATATCTCGTCGATTTCACCTATACGCCGCTGCCGGCGCTGACCTACCGTGTAGGGGGCGTTTTGCTGCGTAAGGAGATTCTCTGGATACATGCCCACGCACAGTTGCTCATCCGCTACACGCTGCTCGAAGCCCGCTCGCAGACCATACTGCGCCTGAGGCCGTTCCTCGCCTTCCGCGACAAACACACCCTGAGCAAGGCCAACTTTTATGCCGACGGCCGCTCCTTCCCCGTCACCGGAGGCGTCCGCAACCGGCTCTACGAAGGCTTTCCGTGGCTCTACCTGCAAACCGACGCCGGGGCGGAGTTCATCCCGGCGCCCGACTGGTACTACAATTTCGAATACACCGAAGAGCGCGAGCGCGGCTACGACTACCTCGAGGACCTGCTCACCACGGGCTATTTCGAGACGGAAATCACGAAGGGAAAGCCCGTCGTATTCTCCTGCTCGCTCGAAGAGGTCTCCTCTCCGGCGATGCTCGACGAGATGTTCGAGGCCGAAGCGGCACGGCGGTCGCGCAAGGACGATTTCCTCTCCTGCCTCCGTCACTCGGCCCGGCAATTCATCGTCCGCAATGCCGGCGGTACCGACATCGTCGCAGGCTATCCGTGGTTCGGACGCTGGGGCCGCGACACCTTCATCGCCCTGCCGGGCGTCACGCTTTCGCAGGGAGACATTCGAAGCTGCACGGAGGTGCTCGACACACTCACCGGACAGTTGCAGGAGGGGCTTTTCCCGAACATGGGCACCGCCTACAATTCGGCGGACGCTCCGCTGTGGTTCTTCTGGGTACTCCAGCAGCTCGCCGCCCGAACCTCCGCCCGGAAGGTCTGGGAGCGTTACGGCCACTACATGAAAGAGATACTCGCCGCCTACCGCAAAGGCATCGGCGAAGTCGTCCGTACCGACCGCAACGGACTCGTACGGGCTTCGCACCCGTCGTTGGCGATGACGTGGATGGACGCGGTAGTGGACGGCCGTCCGGTCACGGGCCGCGACGGCTACCAGGTGGAAATCAATGCACTCTGGTACAATGCCGTATGCTATACGCTGGAGCTGGCCGAACAGTTCGGCGACAGGCAATTCGTCGAAGCGTGGCACGATATACCCGCCCTCGTACGCGATTCGTTTCTCACGATGTTCTGGTACGACGACGGCGGATACCTGGCCGATTACGTCGCTGCCGACGGTACGCAGAACACCTTCATACGCCCCAACCAGGTCCTCGCCTGTTCGCTCGCCTACAAGATGCCCGACGAAGCGATGCAGCTCTCCGTTCTGGACACCGTCCGGCAGCATCTGCTGACTTCGCGGGGTCTGCGCACGCTCTCACCCCGGAATCCGCTCTACAAGGGGCGCTACGAAGGCGACCAGCCCACGCGCGACGCGGCCTACCATCAGGGAACGGTATGGGTATGGCCGCTCGAACACTATGTCAAGGCGAGATTCGACCTGCGCGGAGCAGCGTTCGTACGGGAAGCGGAAGAGCTGCTCGCCGCCTTCGAGGAGGATATCAGCAGCTACGGCATAGGCTCGGTACCGGAGATATACGACGGCGACCCGCCCCATGCGCAGCGCGGTGCCATCTCTCAGGCTTGGAGCGTAGGGGCGCTGCTCCGCATCCGCGACATGATTGACTACTGGAAAGAGAGGGAATAGAAGGCTTCGGAAAGTGCGGGGCACGTTCCGAAAACGCAAAGGATACACCATGCAGAAACACATACGGCAGCAAAGAGACAAAAAGAGGAGGAAAACATGAGGGTACTGATGTTCGGATGGGAGTTTCCGCCCCACATCGCGGGCGGACTGGGTACGGCTAGCTACGGACTGACGCGCGGGCTCGCCCGGAACGGCGTGGAGGTCATCTTCGTCGTTCCGAAAGCCTACGGCGACGAAGACCAGCGGTTCGTCCGCATCGTGAATGCCAGCGACGTGGAGGCGCTCTACGAAAGCGGCGAATACGCCGGAGAGTTATGGAAACGGGTTTCGTTCATCCAGATAGACTCCAACCTCGTCCCCTACTCTTCGCCGGAGGAGTTCGCCTCGCTGGGTGAGGCCTACAGGAAGGCAGGCGAACAGCGTACCTTCCCGGGAGAGGTCTGGCACGAACGCTACAACTTTTCAGGGCGGTACGGCGCCAACCTGATGGAGGAGGTGGCCCGCTACGCCACGGTGGCCGCGCAGGTGGCCCGCGACCTGGCGGGCAAATTCGATGTCATCCACGCCCACGACTGGCTCACCTACTACGCCGGCATGGCGGCCAAAGCCGTGTCGGGCAAACCGCTCGTGGTACACATGCATGCCACGGAGTTCGACCGCAGCGGCGAACACATCAACCGCGCCGTCTACGACATCGAACGGGCGGGCATGGAGGCTGCCGACCGGGTGATAGCCGTAAGCAACCTGACACGCAACATCGTCATAACGAAGTACGGCATTCCGCCCGAAAAGGTGGTTACCGTCCACAATGCCGTCCGTTTTTCGGAGAACGACGAGGGCGAGGCGGTACGCGGCCTGGACGACAAAATCGTGACCTTTCTGGGACGCATCACCTACCAGAAGGGGCCGGATTACTTCGTCGAAGCGGCGGCGAAGGTGCTCCGACGGGTCCCGAACGTCCGTTTCGTCATGGCCGGAAGCGGCGACCTGATGCACCACGTAGTCAGGCGTGTGGCGACGCTCGGTATCTCCGACCGTTTCCACTTCACCGGATTCCTGAAGGGTGCCGAGGTGAACCGCATGTTCGCCATGAGCGACGTCTATGTCATGCCGTCGGTCTCGGAACCTTTCGGCATATCCCCGCTGGAGGCGATGAAATCCAACGTACCGGTCATCATCTCCAAACAGTCGGGCGTCGCGGAAGTGCTCGACTACGCGCTGAAGGTGGATTATTGGGACGTGGATGCCATGGCCGACGCCATCTACGCCCTTGTCACCTACCCCGCCCTGGCGCGCATGTTCTCCCGCAAGGGACACGAGGAGGTCACGGGCATCAAGTGGAGCAACGCTGCGGCAAAGGTAAAGGCGGTCTATGAACAGCTCGCCGGAACCGGCAGCCGATAGAGCGGACCGGCACCCGACGGTACCGCCTGCCTGACCCGCCACAACCGGCGGAAAGGATACGAACCGAAACGATAAAAGTTGCCATATATGAAAACCATCTCATTATTTTTCCAGGTGCATCAACCCATGCGGCTGAAGACCTATCGGTTCTTCAACATGGGCATCGACCACAACTACCTCGACGACGCCCGCAACCGCACCCTCATGCAGCGCGCGGCGGCGGAGTGTTACCTGCCCATGAACGACCTGCTGCTGGAGCTGATAAAATCCACCGGAGGAAGACTCCGCGTCAGTTTCTACATCTCGGGGACAGCCCTGGAGCAGATGCGCTCCTACGCTCCCGACGTACTGCGCGGCTTCAGAAAACTGGCCGCCACCGGGTGCGCAGAGTTCGTCGGCGGCACCTACTCCTACTCGCTCGCCGCTCTGGCGGGCCGGGAGGAGTTCACCGCCGAAGTGCAGCGCCATGCGGAGATGATACGGGAGGAGTTCGGCCAGACGCCGGACGCCTTCTTCAACACCGCGATGCTCTACTCCGATTCGATAGGCGAGACGGTCGCTTCGCTCGGCTACAAGACCATGCTGGCCGAAGGCGCCAAGCACCTGCTCGGTTGGAAAAGTCCCAACTACGTCTATGCGGGTGCCACGAACCAGAAACTGCGTCTGTTGCTGCGCAACTACCGCCTGAGCGACGATTTGGCGTTCCGCTTCTCCGACCGCAGGTGGTCGGAATGGCCGCTGACGGCCGACAAGTTCCTCGAATGGATAGCGGGTGACCGGGGCGAGGTGGTCAATCTCTGTACGGATTACGAAGCATTCGGCTCGTGGCAGCGGGCCGACACGGGAATATTCGATTTCCTCCGCGCCTTCGCCGAAGGGGCAGCCGCCTCGGACCGTTTCGAATTCGCTACCGTATCGGAGAGCGCCGCACGTCACCAGCCCGTCGGGGTACTCTACGCGAACCACGAAGTGACGTGGGCCGACGAAGAACGCGACCTATCTGCCTGGCTTGGCAACGAACTCCAGCAGGAAGCCTTCGGCAAACTCTATGCCCAGGCCGGAAACGTCCGGCAGCTCGGCGACCCCGATTTCAACCACGTCTGGAATTTCTTGCAGACGGCCGACAACTTTTATTGGATGGCCACCAAATGGTTCACGGACGACGGCCAGCAGACCGGCGAAAACCCTTATCCGTCGAGCTACGAGGCATTCATCAACTACATGAACGTCCTGAGCGACTTCATCAACGAACTAGCGCGGCGGCGGAAAGGCACGGAATTTGACACGAAACAGGAAACGGGTGTACCCGAAACGTGCGGTGCGTCCGCCGATTAATACAAACCAAAAATACATGATTATGAAAACCAGACTCATTGTCATCGCCGCCCTGTGCGGCGCGCTGCTGTGCTCCTGCGGAAACAGGAACAAAAAGGCGCAGAAGGAGAGCGTCTATAAGGAGACGATAGAGCTCACCACCGTCGAGGGCGACCACAACCTCGAAGCCACGCGGATAAAAATTGCGGATTCGCTGGTAAAAGACCCGAAAGCCGGTGCGGTCATCAATGAACGCTACACGGGCATGTTGCCGGCCGCCGACGGTCCCGGCATCGACTACGACCTTACCATCGTCCGGCAGGAGGGTGTCACGCGGGGTGTCTATGCGCTCGTAACGACCTATATCGAAGGAGAAAACGGCCGGGATGCGATATTTACCGAAACGGGGCGTTTCGTCACTCTCCAGGGCGAGGGTCCGAATAAAGGGACGGAATACCTGGAGCTCACCCCCTCCGACGACAGTACCGTCCACTATTTCCTGAAGGAGAAAGACGGCAGCCTGACGATGGTCGGCAAAGACCTCAAACGAGCCGATTCCAAACTCAACTATACCCTCAAACGCACGAAGCTCTGAAACGTTTCCGTGCAACCGGGTTCCTTGCCCCGATACCGTCCGCCCACAGGACGGGCCGGGGCTTTTTTTGCGCCGCGAACGGAACCGGTACCCGGCGGCAGCCTCTCCCCCCGAAGCATCAGACAGCGGAGGGGTCGGCTTTGCAAAGCCGACCCCTCCGAAAACCGCTCTTGCGCCTCGACAAAGCGAGCCGAGGCGATATCAATAGCTCCTTGCGAAAAGCACCCTCCGCTGCGAAGGTTTGCCCGTCAGCATATCCACGCCTCCCTCTTCCATCGAATCGAACGGGATGCAGCGTATCGTCGCTTTCGTGAGCTCCTTAATGCGGATTTCCGTTTCGGTCGTACCGTCCCACGGCGCGAGCACGAATCCGCCCTTCTCGTCCAGCACGCGGGTAAACTCCTCGAAGGTATCCACCTTGGTAATCATGGAATCACGGAATTTAAGCGCCTTCTGGTAGATATTGTCCTGTATCTCGGCCAACAGCCTGTTCACGTAATCCTCGATACCCGCTATCGGTACCGTCTCCTTTTCGAGCGTATCGCGGCGCATCACCTCCGCCGTTCCGGCGGCCAGGTCGCGCGGCCCTATCACGATGCGCACCGGGAATCCCTTCAGTTCGTACTCGGCGAACTTGAATCCGGAACGGACGTTGTCGCGGTCGTCTATCTTGACGGTAATGCCTTTGGCCTTCAGCTTCGCGGCGACGGTCTCCATCTCGCCCACCATGCGGCGAAGCTCCTCCTCGCCTTTATAAATAGGTATCATCACCACCTGCGTGGGTGCGAGCCGGGGCGGCAGCACCAACCCGTTGTCGTCCGAATGCGCCATGATGAGCGCCCCCATCAGCCTCGTCGAAACTCCCCACGAAGTCGCCCATACGTAATCGAGCTTGCCGTCCCGACCGGCGAACTGCACGTCGAACGCCTTGGCGAAGTTCTGCCCCAGGAAGTGCGACGTACCGCTCTGAAGCGCCTTACCGTCCTGCATGAGCGCCTCGATGGTGAAAGTCTCCTCCGCACCGGCAAAACGTTCGTTGGCCGTCTTGCGCCCCATGATAACCGGCAGCGCCATCCAGTTCTGCGCGAAACGGGCATAGACGTTTATCATTTTGTCTGCCTCTTCCAGCGCCTGTTCCTTGGTTTCATGCGCCGTATGCCCCTCCTGCCAGAGGAATTCGGCTGTACGGAGAAAGAGCCGGGTACGCATCTCCCAACGCACTACATTGGCCCACTGGTTGATAAGGATAGGCAGGTCACGGTAAGACTGTATCCAGTTCTTGTACGTATTCCAGATGATGGTTTCGGAGGTCGGACGCACGATAAGCTCCTCTTCGAGTTTCGCATCCGGGTCCACGACGACACCCTCCCCGTCGGGATTGTTCATCAGGCGGTAGTGCGTCACCACGGCGCACTCCTTGGCGAAACCCTCCACATGGTCGGCCTCACGGCTGAAAAACGACTTGGGTATGAAAAGCGGGAAATAGGCATTGACATGGCCCGTCTCCTTGAACATGTCGTCCAAAGCCCTGTGCATCTTCTCCCAGATGGCATATCCGTATGGCTTTATCACCATGCATCCGCGAACAGCCGAACTTTCGGCAAGACCCGCCTTCACCACGAGGTCGTTGTACCATTGCGAATAATTCTCGGCACGGCTGGTCAACTCCTTTAACTCTTTTGCCATAATCGTATGTTGTAAGAAATATTTATCTTTGTAAGTGACAAAGGTACTCAGAATC
Proteins encoded:
- a CDS encoding glycosyltransferase family 4 protein, with amino-acid sequence MRVLMFGWEFPPHIAGGLGTASYGLTRGLARNGVEVIFVVPKAYGDEDQRFVRIVNASDVEALYESGEYAGELWKRVSFIQIDSNLVPYSSPEEFASLGEAYRKAGEQRTFPGEVWHERYNFSGRYGANLMEEVARYATVAAQVARDLAGKFDVIHAHDWLTYYAGMAAKAVSGKPLVVHMHATEFDRSGEHINRAVYDIERAGMEAADRVIAVSNLTRNIVITKYGIPPEKVVTVHNAVRFSENDEGEAVRGLDDKIVTFLGRITYQKGPDYFVEAAAKVLRRVPNVRFVMAGSGDLMHHVVRRVATLGISDRFHFTGFLKGAEVNRMFAMSDVYVMPSVSEPFGISPLEAMKSNVPVIISKQSGVAEVLDYALKVDYWDVDAMADAIYALVTYPALARMFSRKGHEEVTGIKWSNAAAKVKAVYEQLAGTGSR
- a CDS encoding glycoside hydrolase family 57 protein, whose amino-acid sequence is MKTISLFFQVHQPMRLKTYRFFNMGIDHNYLDDARNRTLMQRAAAECYLPMNDLLLELIKSTGGRLRVSFYISGTALEQMRSYAPDVLRGFRKLAATGCAEFVGGTYSYSLAALAGREEFTAEVQRHAEMIREEFGQTPDAFFNTAMLYSDSIGETVASLGYKTMLAEGAKHLLGWKSPNYVYAGATNQKLRLLLRNYRLSDDLAFRFSDRRWSEWPLTADKFLEWIAGDRGEVVNLCTDYEAFGSWQRADTGIFDFLRAFAEGAAASDRFEFATVSESAARHQPVGVLYANHEVTWADEERDLSAWLGNELQQEAFGKLYAQAGNVRQLGDPDFNHVWNFLQTADNFYWMATKWFTDDGQQTGENPYPSSYEAFINYMNVLSDFINELARRRKGTEFDTKQETGVPETCGASAD
- a CDS encoding amylo-alpha-1,6-glucosidase, with amino-acid sequence MSVLEFDKNQLGNLEYALRREMLSTNRAGGYMSTTIVCCNTRKYHGLFVGPVREGDEHDYVMLSSLDETVVQHDHSFNLALHRFPETYEPKGHKYLVDFTYTPLPALTYRVGGVLLRKEILWIHAHAQLLIRYTLLEARSQTILRLRPFLAFRDKHTLSKANFYADGRSFPVTGGVRNRLYEGFPWLYLQTDAGAEFIPAPDWYYNFEYTEERERGYDYLEDLLTTGYFETEITKGKPVVFSCSLEEVSSPAMLDEMFEAEAARRSRKDDFLSCLRHSARQFIVRNAGGTDIVAGYPWFGRWGRDTFIALPGVTLSQGDIRSCTEVLDTLTGQLQEGLFPNMGTAYNSADAPLWFFWVLQQLAARTSARKVWERYGHYMKEILAAYRKGIGEVVRTDRNGLVRASHPSLAMTWMDAVVDGRPVTGRDGYQVEINALWYNAVCYTLELAEQFGDRQFVEAWHDIPALVRDSFLTMFWYDDGGYLADYVAADGTQNTFIRPNQVLACSLAYKMPDEAMQLSVLDTVRQHLLTSRGLRTLSPRNPLYKGRYEGDQPTRDAAYHQGTVWVWPLEHYVKARFDLRGAAFVREAEELLAAFEEDISSYGIGSVPEIYDGDPPHAQRGAISQAWSVGALLRIRDMIDYWKERE
- a CDS encoding copper resistance protein NlpE N-terminal domain-containing protein, whose protein sequence is MKTRLIVIAALCGALLCSCGNRNKKAQKESVYKETIELTTVEGDHNLEATRIKIADSLVKDPKAGAVINERYTGMLPAADGPGIDYDLTIVRQEGVTRGVYALVTTYIEGENGRDAIFTETGRFVTLQGEGPNKGTEYLELTPSDDSTVHYFLKEKDGSLTMVGKDLKRADSKLNYTLKRTKL
- the proS gene encoding proline--tRNA ligase, which encodes MAKELKELTSRAENYSQWYNDLVVKAGLAESSAVRGCMVIKPYGYAIWEKMHRALDDMFKETGHVNAYFPLFIPKSFFSREADHVEGFAKECAVVTHYRLMNNPDGEGVVVDPDAKLEEELIVRPTSETIIWNTYKNWIQSYRDLPILINQWANVVRWEMRTRLFLRTAEFLWQEGHTAHETKEQALEEADKMINVYARFAQNWMALPVIMGRKTANERFAGAEETFTIEALMQDGKALQSGTSHFLGQNFAKAFDVQFAGRDGKLDYVWATSWGVSTRLMGALIMAHSDDNGLVLPPRLAPTQVVMIPIYKGEEELRRMVGEMETVAAKLKAKGITVKIDDRDNVRSGFKFAEYELKGFPVRIVIGPRDLAAGTAEVMRRDTLEKETVPIAGIEDYVNRLLAEIQDNIYQKALKFRDSMITKVDTFEEFTRVLDEKGGFVLAPWDGTTETEIRIKELTKATIRCIPFDSMEEGGVDMLTGKPSQRRVLFARSY
- the glgP gene encoding alpha-glucan family phosphorylase, whose amino-acid sequence is MENQNNETLIRPDRLFEVSWEVCNKVGGIHTVVATKAQTMVEALGNRYITIGPDIHRENDNTEFEEDTGLLAEWKQMVYSEGIRIRIGRWNVNGRPITILVDFSSFFNKKDDILKALWESYKVDSISGQWDYIEPVLFGYAAGKVIESYCNMFCTPNEMPVAHFHEWMTSSGGLYLRQHAPYTATVFSTHATVVGRSIAGNGIPLYRQLPDLNADDLARQFNIVAKHSLEKIAAANHDCFCTVSDITARECRYLLGREPDEVTPNGFEDDFVWQGAMFDRKRAEARRLLISVAEACLGHTFDREPLIVGTSGRYEFHNKGIDVFLESLKRLASERQEREILAYIMVPAGNNGPRKELAAHLADPSVPVGTASLPYVTHHLTSPEWDPIVRSVEGSSLTEAESRVKLIFVPSYLDGQDGIFNVDYYELLVGMDATVFASYYEPWGYTPLESVAFSVPTITTSLAGFGLWVADHLPQTQGVTVIRRTDDNDAEVIDEIARAIEGYAAMDAERYEAARHSACETAQTALWQNLVAYYWQAYDKALRAAGGRSKRTVYDGGAHTEQVNFVKQQLVSSRPTWTRLIVEVSLPERLRPLEILSKNLWWSWASGAREMFEYIDAPLWEKCNRNPIAFLDQLNVRRLQELERDDAFLARMDAVYADFQRYMSGKERRQSPRIAYFSMEYGLHSSLKIYSGGLGILAGDYLKEASDKNVPMVGVGLLYRYGYFTQRLSANGAQEAGYEAQDFNKLPITPVRDDMGNWCSVRISFPGRYVTARIWKCDVGRTELYLLDTDHDLNLVEDRSITHYLYGGDLENRFRQEILLGVGGIRALDKLGIQSDIFHCNEGHAAFIGIERINRLIERHKLSFSEALEVVRSSSLFTTHTPVPAGHDAFPESMLRQYMSHYPDRLGITWEQFINLGKTKPNDASEKFSMSVLASNMSQEINGVSWLHGQVSKEILGGIWPGYFHDELHIGYVTNGVHFPTWTASSMRRMYAEYFPEGFSGEQYDIEAWQKAREIPDERFWQTRMEQKAKLIKNIRHYYLAPEQSNMTSPQGMVKIIESFDRDALTIGFARRFATYKRANLLFTDLARLSAIVNNPERPVRFVFAGKAHPNDIPGQELIKRIVEVSAMPEFTGKIMFLANYDMDIARRMVQGVDVWLNTPTRPQEASGTSGMKAAMNGVMQFSVLDGWWVEGYRKGAGWALPMKRTYEDPRYQDELDAALLYRTIEEEIVPLYYDRGEDGIPHGWVAAMKSCVADIAANFTTNRMLTDYQERYYSKLWARTLEMRKDDYDMARRIAAWKRRVSAAWDKVRIVSVQQFDVGREAIMVNTPYRIEAVVDVDGLDAQDIGVELIIADQIEPDSQVRILDRMDLNVTETNGSLVRYAVNSIPTFPGSFDVAIRVYPKNDLLPHRMDFALVKWA